Proteins from a genomic interval of Tachyglossus aculeatus isolate mTacAcu1 chromosome 8, mTacAcu1.pri, whole genome shotgun sequence:
- the LOC119931561 gene encoding aromatase, translating to MLLDGLRWAQLNLAGLLPEAGPRPAAATLTLLLLLLVLLLAGTLLALWSGRDAAAIPGPGYCLGLGPLVSHGRFLWMGIGSACNYYNRMYGEFMRVWISGEETLIISKSSSMFHVMKHNHYSCRFGSKLGLQCIGMHEKGIIFNNNPTLWKAVRPFFTKALSGPGLVHMVATCVQSTITHLDKLNEVTNELGYIRVLTLMRRIMLNTSNALFLGIPMDESEIVMKIQNYFNAWQALLLKPDIFFKVSWLYKKYAKSIKELQDVMETLLDEKRLRLSAAEKLEDYVDFASQLIFAQGRGDLTRENVNQCMLEMLIAAPDTLSVTIFFMLLLIAKHPNVEQAIVEEIRMEIGDRDIEIEDMQKLKVVESFIYESMRYQPVVDLVMRKALRDDVIDGYPVKKGTNIILNIGRMHRREFFPKPDEFTLENFAKNVPYRYFQPFGFGPRSCAGKYIAMVMMKSILVTLLQRYHVQDLQGGIESVRKKNDLSLHPEETGPSLDMIFTPRTPGLLRQP from the exons ATGCTGCTGGACGGGCTCCGATGGGCGCAGCTCAACCTGGCCGGCCTCCTGCCCGAGGCCGGGCCTcgccccgccgccgccaccctgacgctgctgctgctgctgctcgtcctcctcctggccggcACCCTGCTCGCGCTCTGGAGCGGCCGGGACGCTGCCGCCATTccag GTCCCGGGTACTGCCTGGGGCTCGGGCCCCTGGTGTCCCACGGCAGGTTCCTGTGGATGGGGATCGGCAGCGCCTGCAACTATTACAACCGCATGTACGGAGAGTTCATGCGCGTCTGGATAAGCGGCGAGGAGACGCTCATCATCAGCAA gtCGTCCAGCATGTTCCACGTCATGAAGCACAACCACTACAGCTGCCGCTTCGGCAGCAAGCTGGGCCTGCAATGTATCGGCATGCACGAGAAGGGCATCATCTTCAACAACAACCCCACCCTCTGGAAAGCCGTCCGACCCTTCTTCACCAAAG CCCTGTCCGGCCCGGGCCTCGTGCACATGGTGGCCACGTGCGTGCAGTCCACCATCACACACCTGGACAAGTTGAATGAAGTGACCAACGAGCTGGGCTACATCAGAGTGCTGACTCTCATGCGCCGCATCATGCTGAACACCTCCAATGCCCTGTTCCTGGGGATCCCCATGGATG AGTCGGAGATAGTGATGAAAATCCAGAACTATTTCAATGCCTGGCAGGCGCTCCTCCTCAAGCCCGACATCTTCTTCAAGGTCTCTTGGCTGTACAAAAAGTACGCAAAGTCCAT CAAGGAGCTCCAAGACGTCATGGAGACCCTGTTGGATGAGAAGAGACTCCGCCTCTCGGCGGCTGAGAAGCTGGAAGACTACGTGGACTTTGCCTCGCAGTTGATCTTTGCCCAG GGCCGCGGGGATCTGACCAGGGAGAACGTGAACCAGTGCATGTTGGAGATGCTGATCGCCGCTCCCGACACCTTGTCCGTAACCAtcttcttcatgctgctgctcatcgCCAAGCACCCCAACGTCGAGCAGGCTATCGTGGAGGAGATCCGGATGGAGATTG GCGACCGGGACATCGAGATCGAGGACATGCAGAAGCTGAAAGTGGTGGAGAGCTTCATCTACGAGAGCATGCGCTACCAGCCCGTGGTCGACCTGGTCATGCGCAAGGCCCTGCGAGACGACGTGATCGACGGCTACCCGGTCAAGAAGGGCACCAACATCATCCTCAACATCGGCCGCATGCACCGCCGGGAGTTCTTCCCCAAACCCGACGAGTTCACCCTGGAGAACTTCGCCAAGAAC GTCCCCTACCGCTACTTCCAGCCGTTCGGGTTCGGGCCGCGCAGCTGCGCGGGGAAGTACATCgccatggtgatgatgaagagcaTCCTCGTCACGCTGCTGCAGCGCTACCACGTGCAGGACCTCCAGGGCGGCATCGAGAGCGTCCGGAAGAAGAACGATCTGTCTCTGCACCCGGAAGAGACCGGGCCATCCCTGGACATGATCTTCACCCCGCGGACGCCCGGCCTCCTCCGCCAGCCCTga
- the ZSCAN29 gene encoding zinc finger and SCAN domain-containing protein 29: MAKAALRGDGPGPENFRQRFRRFRFQEAAGPREAFSQLWGLCCRWLRPELHSKERILELLVLEQFLSGLPDGLRAWVRDRCPQSGEEAVAVVEELERMPHRPGQPGPVRGHGHPVPSEKAAPLRGAREPLRVQKERVRSPHRRAQEEPGLQEKALPLQRSGDKRGAARRERRACAEQELWSLEDEKVVGVHWGFEETKTFLAILSETQFYEALRNCHRNSQLYGTVAERLREFGFLRTAEQCRTKFKSLQTSYRKVKGGLPPDTCAFFREMDALVSSRAPEPPVGSLEDEEEEEDEEEGWEGPDHSGPEGSDAEPEESGAWRNDEAAGEDDSDGEEMGLDEVTRAPESPSAPVLFQSLSGVHWGFEETKTFLAILSETQFYEALRNCHRNSRLYGTVAERLREFGFLRSAEQCRTKFKSLQKSYRKVKGGLSQDTCAFFREMDALVSSRAPEPPVGSLEDEEDEGGSDTESEELGAWRPGDAAEEDDSDGEEMGLDGVTWAPRSPSTPVLFRSPSGFLFPAPNPAMGAGLCWGGFLLSAHSGLMPAVLPHGAQAPLALALSLRSPVALTRPSPLSLCSLGHRAADLVPQGPKGFEAGYEGQPVPQRDISEEVELHRILLGRSGRRIPPRVALGPGRKPSASERRGKVLAQERVSRPGGRGAGQPPPAAGPPGPPGPSPSPNPYRCGDCGKSFGRSARLVRHRRIHTGEKPYHCPDCGRRFRDSSNLITHRRTHTGERPYGCPDCGKRFSQSSSLVIHRRTHTGEKPYACTQCGKRFGNSSHFSAHRRTHTGEKPHACPDCGKRFGKSSDLRAHRRTHTGEKPHACPDCGRGFGKSSALNKHRAIHAVDGPRPRPPTGPN; the protein is encoded by the exons ATGGCCAAGGCCGCCCTGCGAGGGGACGGGCCCGGCCCGGAGAACTTCCGCCAGCGGTTCCGTCGTTTTCGGTTCCAGGAGGCGGCGGGGCCCCGCGAGGCCTTCAGCCAGCTCTGGGGGCTGTGCTGCCGCTGGCTGCGGCCCGAACTGCACAGCAAGGAGCGGATCCTGGAGCTGCTGGTGCTGGAGCAGTTCCTCAGCGGCCTGCCCGACGGGCTGAGGGCCTGGGTGCGGGACCGCTGCCCCCAGAGCGGGGAGGAGGCCGTGGCCGTCgtggaggagctggagaggaTGCCCCACAGGCCCGGGCAGCCG GGACCAGTCCGTGGGCATGGGCATCCAGTGCCCTCCGAGAAGGCGGCACCCCTCAGGGGGGCTCGGGAACCGCTGAGGGTCCAGAAGGAGCGGGTGAGGAGCCCACACCGGCGGGCCCAGGAGGAACCCGGCCTGCAggagaaagccctccctcttcagaggAGCG GGGATAAGCGAGGAGCggcgagaagagagaggagagcgtGCGCAGAGCAGGAGCTGTGGAGCCTGGAGGATGAAAAGGTGGTAGGGGTGCACTGGGGCTTCGAAGAGACCAAGACCTTCCTGGCCATCCTCAGCGAGACGCAATTCTACGAGGCCCTGCGCAACTGCCACCGCAACAGTCAGCTGTACGGCACCGTGGCAGAGCGACTGCGGGAGTTCGGCTTCCTGCGCACGGCCGAGCAGTGTCGCACCAAGTTCAAGAGCCTTCAGACCAGCTACCGCAAGGTCAAGGGCGGTCTACCCCCGGACACCTGCGCCTTTTTCCGGGAGATGGATGCCCTGGTGAGCTCCCGGGCCCCGGAGCCACCCGTGGGCAGcctggaggatgaggaggaggaggaagacgaggaggaggggtgggaggggccggACCACTCCGGGCCCGAGGGCAGCGACGCTGAGCCGGAGGAGTCGGGGGCCTGGCGAAACGATGAGGCAGCCGGGGAAGACGACTCTGACGGCGAGGAGATGGGTTTGGATGAGGTGACGCGGGCGCCTGAGAGCCCCAGCGCTCCCGTCCTATTCCAGAGCCTGAGTG GGGTGCACTGGGGCTTTGAGGAGACCAAGACCTTCCTGGCCATCCTCAGCGAGACGCAGTTCTACGAGGCCCTGCGCAACTGCCACCGCAACAGCCGGCTGTATGGCACCGTGGCGGAGCGGCTGCGGGAGTTCGGCTTCCTCCGCTCGGCCGAGCAGTGTCGAACCAAGTTCAAGAGCCTCCAGAAGAGCTACCGCAAGGTCAAGGGCGGCCTCTCCCAGGACACGTGCGCCTTCTTCCGGGAGATGGATGCCCTGGTGAGCTCTCGGGCCCCGGAGCCACCTGTGGGCAGcctggaggatgaggaggacgagg GGGGCAGTGACACCGAGTCGGAGGAGCTGGGTGCCTGGCGACCTGGTGACGCGGCGGAGGAAGACGACTCTGACGGCGAAGAGATGGGTTTGGATGGGGTGACTTGGGCCCCCAGGAGCCCCAGCACGCCCGTCCTGTTCCGGAGCCCGAGCG GGTTTTTGTTCCCGGCTCCCAATCCTGCCATGGGGGCCGGGCTGTGCTGGGGAG GCTTCCTTCTGTCAGCCCACAGCGGCCTGATGCCCGCCGTATTGCCCCACGGAGCTCAGGCTCCA CTTG CCCTGGCCCTCAGCCTTCGCTCCCCGGTGGCCCTCACTCGCCCCTCACCCCTCAGCCTCTGCTCCCTGGGTCACAGGGCTGCAGACCTTGTCCCCCAAGGGCCTAAGG GCTTCGAGGCCGGCTACGAGGGTCAGCCAGTGCCTCAGCGGGACATTTCGGAGGAGGTGGAGCTGCACAGGATCTTGCTGGGGCGGTCGGGGCGCAGGATCCCCCCACGCGTGGCCCTGGGGCCGGGGCGGAAGCCCAGTGCCAGCGAGAGGCGGGGGAAGGTGCTGGCCCAGGAGAGGGTCTCCCGGCCGGGCGGGAGGGGCGCAGGGCAGCCACCCCCCGCggccgggcccccgggccccccgggcccgaGCCCGAGCCCGAACCCGTACCGGTGTGGCGACTGCGGCAAGAGCTTCGGACGGAGTGCCCGGCTGGTCCGGCACCGCCGGATCCACACCGGCGAGAAGCCATACCACTGCCCGGACTGCGGCCGGCGTTTCCGGGACagctccaacctgatcacccaccGGCGCACGCACACGGGAGAGCGGCCCTACGGCTGCCCCGACTGCGGAAAGCGGTTCAGCCAGAGCTCCAGCCTGGTCATCCACCGGCGCACCCACACCGGCGAGAAACCCTATGCCTGCACCCAGTGCGGCAAGCGCTTCGGCAACAGCTCCCACTTCAGCGCCCATCGGCGCACccacacgggcgagaagcccCACGCCTGCCCTGACTGCGGCAAGCGCTTCGGCAAGAGCTCGGACCTGCGCGCCCACCGCCGGACgcacacgggcgagaagcccCACGCCTGCCCCGACTGTGGCCGTGGCTTCGGCAAGAGCTCGGCCCTCAACAAGCACCGGGCGATCCACGCCGTGGatgggccccgcccccggccaccCACGGGGCCAAACTAG